The window GGGGCTTGTAGCTAggaaaatgttattattatttaatggCATTTCTTACAGCCTTAATCCtccttttattatttacttttttttttttttttttttttttttttttttctttttaccCCCCCTCTCTCTCTATCCTTtggttttgtttatttatattggTTGGCTATATATGCTATATTGTTAGGTTAGGTTAGTTTAGTTTAGTTTAGAAGGGATAAAGGTTTATGGGAAAAGGCAACAATAAACAAAGATGAATAAAACAATGttgaacaaaatataaagcgtaaataaacaaagaaaaataaataaataaaacatacCAAACAAAAACGAAGGTTGAAatctaaagaaaaaaaaaaaaaaaggaacagACGCGtttattttaaacattttGCTTTGCTGCGGATATTTCTACACGCAGGCCGAGCTGTGATTATTTGCCATGGCTAAAATGAAAGACggcttttaaaaaatgcgagagagaaaaaaaacaaacaaaaacaaaaacaaaaacaaaaacaacgTATAACCCGGACAACTGCAGttatcatctttttttttttttccttttttcctttttaaaaaaaaaaaaaacaaatcaaaattaaatttggtTAATCAGTCaacaattagaaaaaaaaaaataaatacgtAAATTGAAATTccagcttttttttttttttttttttttgtttttttcgtgggtttttattttttcgtaggtttcttttttttttttccttactTACCACCCCTCCTCTTTTCCTTACTTCTAATACTTTAAACAACCGAtccaaatatattaaaaaattaatagtcaagaatcaaaataaagtaaCTTCAATTTATCTGGTTCcctaaaaaattaaatcaatCAATCACCTAAGTTTGTTTCAATCATGTCTTATAACAATAACGCTCATGAAAGACATACGTACCCTAATACAATTTTAGTAGAAAAACCACCAATGGAATGTGTTGAGATTGTAAGAATTAAATTATCTCAAGACAAACTGGTCAATGATCAATTTGTTAAGATATTCAAAGATCTTGCATTTctacaaaaaaactatgttcaaaatttaaaaaagattatttccgaaaatgaaaattttaataagatCATTAATGATAAGATGTTGAGCAATAATGTTGTTGATGAATacgaattgaaaaatttaagtAACTTTGAGTCATTGTCAAGTGGCACCAGTACAAATGTGGCCAAAGTATACTCTGCCCTAATAGATGATTTGTCTAAACAGGCTAAACTACATTCCAAAATATATCAGAATTTGGAAGATAAAATCATCAAAGATTTATATCAACACGGGAATAACGATACTCAATGGGTCGAAACAAAGAAATACTTTACTTATGTAGTTCAACAATTGAAGCAAAGTAAtacttcttcttcttcttctgttTGGGAATCTGAATCACCTACTTTATTTCAAATGTTTGAAACTACTGACTTTGAACATTTGATGTGTATCAAAAATAACCTGCATAAATATGAGGCGTCTGTTGCTAATGACACTAGTGTTAAGACAAATTTGAAAGATAAGCTTGATAGATTTGATCCTGATTCAGAAATTAAGAGATATGCTAGAGATGTTGTAAATTAtgattttagttttttagataacaataatactagtAACAGGATGCCCAATGACAAACAATTGCGTAATAATTCTGACAGTACCGTTTTAAAAAACGAACTAATGAACAGTAACTTTTCCAATTCGACgaataacaacaatgttACCGCCAATACTGGAAGTTCGAATGGAATTGAGGATTTACCTGTTGAAAAGGATGTGccaaaactaaaaaataagaaatcATCACATCGTTTAAGATCCAAATTTGGCTCGCTTTTTGGAAGAAAGAAGGaaaacagtaataatagcacATCGAACGGCAACAGTTCGAAAAGGGACAGTATATTTAGGAAAGTAAGTGCCGATACATCCCATGAAAGTAATGTTAATACCGGTAATAATAGGCCCAATACACAAAGCACACAATCATCCAGAATGAGTTCATATGCAGAACATCACACTCCTAAtacaaatgaaaataattcaagcaacaataatagtagtgcTAGCAAAAACAATCCTTATTTGGCTAGTAGTAATAGTTCAAGTACGAATAACATATACTCACACCACACAGGCAGTGTTGTTGCTGCTCCCCAAATTAATAACCATATTGGTTCTACTGGTGCTAACATTTCCAAGTCGACTACCTCAAATAACAACGTTGCCTCTGCTATTCATTCCGATTCAAACACACAACCTGTTTTGTTGCCGCAGAGGACACCATCCACAAACAACCCGTTAAGTGTAAACCATCAGCCATTAAGTCCAATTAAAATACAACATACCAACAGCTCTAGTGAGATTTATCAAAACCGGTCTTTTGtcgctaataataatccaaTGAACActaatgttaataataatgttaataataatgacaataacaataatactgcATCGTACCGTCAATCTTCTTTGTTTTCTGGTCCAGACCATTTAGAAACAGTCAGAGAAGCACCTAGTTCAGAGCACGCTACGACAGGTTTAGTTACTCAAAGGAATAGTTCTGTTAAtacaaatgataataacgTTGGCACTATTCAACACTCTCCAAATCCGCCACCAATGAGAAAACCCTCTTTCAAGAATATCGGTAATAACCGTG is drawn from Saccharomycodes ludwigii strain NBRC 1722 chromosome V, whole genome shotgun sequence and contains these coding sequences:
- the SYP1 gene encoding Syp1p (similar to Saccharomyces cerevisiae YCR030C | SYP1 | Suppressor of Yeast Profilin deletion); its protein translation is MSYNNNAHERHTYPNTILVEKPPMECVEIVRIKLSQDKLVNDQFVKIFKDLAFLQKNYVQNLKKIISENENFNKIINDKMLSNNVVDEYELKNLSNFESLSSGTSTNVAKVYSALIDDLSKQAKLHSKIYQNLEDKIIKDLYQHGNNDTQWVETKKYFTYVVQQLKQSNTSSSSSVWESESPTLFQMFETTDFEHLMCIKNNLHKYEASVANDTSVKTNLKDKLDRFDPDSEIKRYARDVVNYDFSFLDNNNTSNRMPNDKQLRNNSDSTVLKNELMNSNFSNSTNNNNVTANTGSSNGIEDLPVEKDVPKLKNKKSSHRLRSKFGSLFGRKKENSNNSTSNGNSSKRDSIFRKVSADTSHESNVNTGNNRPNTQSTQSSRMSSYAEHHTPNTNENNSSNNNSSASKNNPYLASSNSSSTNNIYSHHTGSVVAAPQINNHIGSTGANISKSTTSNNNVASAIHSDSNTQPVLLPQRTPSTNNPLSVNHQPLSPIKIQHTNSSSEIYQNRSFVANNNPMNTNVNNNVNNNDNNNNTASYRQSSLFSGPDHLETVREAPSSEHATTGLVTQRNSSVNTNDNNVGTIQHSPNPPPMRKPSFKNIGNNRVTSQIFNNLNVADTANKSQSSILMPNMTGELQSLDPQTTGSSIGMLINSPTGFQHGSIGINSGTGYNSSNGLRCSVAEVVNASFVGGVLQSAQLIGEVALNYPINDANSNIPLDIGFKMVSYKYKPEKLIINRAFMQEEEEDEQANATQGRTAYAPFDKIYKVNPEFIISKTLGALKYTISSPDYIPPIVVHPIWKFEPHQASVVLTLYPSNRAADSGTIVLNNFCVFINIEGANTTTALSKPQGSFNKEKNRIAWRFNEPLEFGNNGKNNELKLIARFMTDGLAREGNKGVILRFNVSDTPNGNTGNDAFEFYYKQTTDDDPFGTLTKWDELNTNRTLVAGQYFGLA